The following are from one region of the Cryptococcus deuterogattii R265 chromosome 8, complete sequence genome:
- a CDS encoding polysaccharide synthase Cps1p, whose amino-acid sequence MLYLTADKFPVFVPFGVIGFYRYLWYIIRLLARATYRPIPLPENPTYVAHEDVTIIVPTIDAGEEFKDAAKSWLAGNPKEIIIVTEAKMEGPLQDLANQVDPERIRVLTVPAANKRLQMSHGIRNTTTDIIVFADDDAIWPETLLPYVLACFEDQQVGGVGTSQRVKAVNSRMTVWEVLAAFRLTIRNIEIASATHIDGGIPCLSGRTAAYRTIILKDPDFLHGFTNDFWLGKYHLNSGDDKFLTRWMVSHGWNTYVQVCKEAELLSTMKPNWRFLLQVLRWTRNTWRSDFRSIFTERYIWTKHPYVAYTMLDKFINPLTLLVGPCLVIYLIFKSTKDVLDGGYHLAAWDIVVSYIVWLMCTRTLKLLPHLWNNPKHIIYVPAFIAFGYYFAVMKLYALFTLHETGWGTRAGIGNITEATMAAEKENAAANFARQQRPEFQYPEGPARTKA is encoded by the exons ATGTTGTATCTCACAGCAGATAAATTTCCAGTCT TCGTGCCATTTGGTGTTATTGG ATTCTACCGATACCTCTGGTACATCATTCGTCTTCTAGCTAGAGCAACCTACCGTCCCATTCCATTACCCGAAAACCCCACCTACGTTGCACATGAAGATGTAACGATCATCGTTCCCACCATTGACGCCGGTGAAGAGTTTAAGG ACGCTGCCAAGTCATGGCTTGCTGGTAACCCCAAGGAAATCATCATTGTTACCGAAGCCAAGATGGAAGGCCCTCTGCAAGACCTTGCCAATCAAGTTGATCCCGAGCGTATTCGTGTCCTCACTGTCCCTGCCGCCAACAAGCGTCTCCAGATGTCTCACGGTATTCGTAACACCACAACCGATATCATTGTCTTTGCCGATGACGATGCTATCTGGCCCGAGACTCTGTTGCCCTATGTTCTTGCTTGTTTCGAGGACCAGCAAGTCGGAGGCGTTGGAACAAGTCAGCGAGTCAAGGCTGTCAACTCACGGATGACTGTTTGGGAAGTTCTTGCCGCGTTCCGATTGACCATTCGAAACATTGAGATTGCCTCCGCTACACACATTGACGGTGGTATCCCATGTCTTTCTGGTCGAACGGCGGCCTACCGTactatcatcctcaaagatCCCGATTTCCTCCACGGTTTCACCAATGACTTCTGGCTTGGCAAATATCACCTCAACTCTGGAGATGACAAGTTCCTCACTCGATGGATGGTGTCTCATGGTTGGAACACCTACGTCCAGGTCTGCAAAGAGGCTGAACTCCTTTCCACTATGAAGCCCAATTGGCGTTTCCTTTTGCAAGTCCTGAGATGGACTCGAAACACTTGGCGATCCGATTTCCGATCAATCTTCACTGAGCGATATATCTGGACAAAGCACCCCTACGTTGCCTACACTATGCTTGACAAATTTATCAACCCCCTAACCCTCCTTGTTGGACCTTGTCTGGTCATCTATTTGATCTTCAAGAGTACAAAAGATGTTTTGGATGGTGGTTACCATCTTGCAGCTTGGGATATTGTCGTTTCT TATATTGTCTGGCTGATGTGCACAAGAACGCTCAAGCTCTTACCTCACTTGTGGAATAACCCCAAGCACATCATCTACGTCCCCGCTTTCATTGCCTTTGGTTACTACTT CGCGGTCATGAAACTGTACGCGTTGTTTACTTTGCATGAAACTGGATGGGGTACTCGTGCTGGTATCGGAAATA TTACAGAGGCTACTATGGCAGCTGAAAAAGAGAACGCGGCTGCTAATTTTGCGCGGCAACAAAGGCCAGAGTTTCAATATCCCGAGGGCCCTGCGCGCACGAAGGCATGA
- a CDS encoding telomere length regulation protein has translation MAFASSLKQLRDFLRLPTPSQEDLTFQISATLLALHIHPTSLPPSSIPSTDLKALARYLPAVQNLLLQDVLPHFVSIFDDRSQELVRGLFVPQKKVEGLDIRRNIALVSYLTLPSYLNAPKQGQPTLSKAMRSFLLSLLDALSTEFMLDDLYYSIFPNEGRITKEGKDGVKTLQWEDALRSVVSIPAKTGNATGRWELEGDTINAPVTLLPRLYFDRLIRRLESLLYEMSQCPSPDVTPLRLVIEKLFNIGLLTSQSPDTTSRAPSFLFSLLPPLLLHLHPPSSFPLPPYPPTFLPSVFLPLPSSTLSTLINALTTHLSFYLIDPVNPLEPHKPDERIKCAVQVFQSIVGNPEVGSEAWQAVVQSVVAKKGKSSMGLGDWRGHARNRLIVGWIAQGGDVAVKAFIEIIVDTWTDPKYVKFSMFSEQFSLTHVLLLSLSLLPTYSPWLIQLSHRSRFILAFQSYLSHPDPSIRRLGMVVGEIMSELTIPETQEDQSEKKKQEDEIEELRKGLEVDEDNMDMKPKTTTPPSGSVRLKFKGMWEGNGDGKEESRWLRDNVGVNDASARIGDEDEQWLLGWKDIPSFSTVEPQPVPISSQGRRATRPASTKSSSPRPRKKKPKIIMLDPDQQNDPLSGYASSSSSSSRAPSPAPEYLDEIAADPSLGLDEANKKKVKRPVYVPQLVALLKERDKPESVEMGLRWGEGLVRAKREFGAELAENAVGIALMVLGLNDSFDIEDFEEKKQGLLNALVACAPRQIAPFLCEQYFNPQFSLQHKASILTALAMGARELAGLSVPQAPRTTRSVDFPSKTLPPTLHNKYISSVDVPPNRLLGYDPDNQLDQAIDGVRNLILSKGARKGEETVPELAREKRLRVGEIRRPKVAPVNSLSASQMGQLVRPPPVVPFKDIAVEIFILPLINRFWQHFQDSSIREERAVMMGARYRAAGAGMVLSPMAMEKFMMALALMLDAARYSPLWLSVICPEALELAVTIGIRHPPRPLLSGEDGIDPSRAEAQVLSAALELTLVCLDISVDLDGGRTLAMDKSALVMAIGEWASGVFKVESEGGEVSAGQGGRIEGKIKAEAAGVVVKVGEIGEKWGRMGMEMGF, from the exons ATGGCCTTTGCGAGTTCTCTCAAACAACTGCGTGACTTCCTACGTCTCCCAACACCTTCCCAAGAAGACTTGACTTTCCAGATCTCCGCAACCCTTTTAGCCTTACACATCCATCCCACAAGCTTACCGCCATCTTCGATCCCTTCGACAGACCTCAAAGCTTTGGCACGATACCTGCCAGCAGTACAAAATTTGCTGCTTCAAGATGTGCTACCACACTTCGTCTCTATTTTCGATGACCGAAGCCAAGAGCTAGTGCGGGGACTGTTCGTCCCGCAGAAAAAGGTTGAAGGATTAGACATTCGAAGGAATATCGCCTTGGTCTCTTACCTTACCCTTCCTTCATATCTCAATGCGCCAAAGCAGGGCCAGCCCACCCTTTCAAAAGCGATGAGATCATTTCTcttatctcttcttgatgCGCTATCGACAGAGTTTATGCTAGATGACCTTTACTATAGTATATTTCCAAACGAAGGAAGGATAACAaaggagggcaaggatggAGTGAAGACTTTGCAATGGGAAGATGCCTTAAGGTCAGTTGTCAGCATCCCGGCCAAGACGGGAAATGCCactggaagatgggaacTGGAAGGAGACACAATAAATGCCCCAGTCACTTTACTACCAAG ACTCTACTTTGATAGATTAATAAGACGTTTGGAAAGTCTTCTGTATGAGATGTCGCAATGTCCCTCACCGG ACGTGACACCCTTACGGCTAGTCATCGAGAAGCTTTTCAATATCGGTCTGCTTACTTCCCAATCCCCAGATACCACCTCTAGAGCTCCATCTTTCCTGTTCTCTCTACTACCACCGCTGCTTTTACATCTTCAcccaccatcttcttttcctttaccTCCTTATCCACCCACTTTTCTACCATCGGTGTTTCTCCCCTTGCCTTCATCGACTCTCTCGACCTTGATTAATGCCCTTACCACGCACTTATCGTTCTACCTCATTGACCCCGTCAATCCACTGGAGCCGCACAAGCCGGATGAGCGTATCAAATGTGCTGTCCAGGTATTTCAGTCAATCGTTGGCAACCCCGAAGTCGGCAGCGAAGCTTGGCAAGCAGTAGTGCAAAGCGTAGTggcaaagaaagggaagtCTAGTATGGGACTAGGAGATTGGAGAGGTCATGCACGGAATAGATTGATCGTGGGTTGGATCGCacaaggaggagatgtgGCGGTAAAGGCTTTTATCGAGATCATAGTAGACACTTGGACAGATCCGAAATACGTCAAATTCTCAATGTTCTCTGAACAATTTA GTTTGACACatgtcctccttctttcgcttTCATTACTTCCAACATACTCTCCTTGGTTAATTCAACTCTCCCACCGTTCTCGGTTTATTCTTGCCTTCCAGTCATATCTCTCACATCCTGATCCTTCCATACGACGTTTAGGAATGGTGGTCGGGGAGATTATGAGTGAGCTCACAATACCGGAAACCCAGGAAGATCAATcggagaaaaagaagcaagaggacGAAATTGAGGAGTTGCGAAAAGGGCTAGAGGTTGACGAAGACAACATGGACATGAAGCCCAAGACCACAACCCCCCCAAGTGGAAGTGTGCGACTCAAGTTCAAAGGTATGTGGGAAGGGAATGGCGacgggaaggaggagagtaGATGGTTAAGAGACAATGTGGGAGTCAATGATGCCAGTGCTAGAATTggggacgaggacgaaCAGTGGTTGCTTGGTTGGAAAGATATCCCATCGTTTTCCACAGTCGAGCCGCAACCAGTACCTATATCTTCGCAAGGCCGCCGGGCTACTAGGCCTGCCAGCAccaaatcatcttcacctagacctcggaagaagaaacccAAGATCATAATGCTTGATCCTGACCAGCAAAACGATCCTCTCAGTGGCTatgcctcttcatcgtcctcttcttcgcgaGCCCCATCGCCCGCTCCAGAGTATCTCGACGAAATTGCTGCCGACCCGTCCTTAGGATTAGACGAAGCcaacaagaaaaaggtTAAGAGGCCTGTGTACGTACCGCAGCTGGTAGCACTGTTAAAGGAGAGAGATAAGCCAGAAAGTGTGGAGATGGGTCTGAGATGGGGCGAAGGTCTCGTCCGGGCAAAAAGAGAATTTGGCGCTGAGCTCG CGGAGAATGCAGTTGGTATCGCTCTGATGGTTCTGGGGCTAAACGACAGTTTCGATATagaagactttgaagaaaagaaacaagGGTTGTTAAACGCGCTTGTCGCTTGTGCGCCCAGACAGATAGCACC ATTCCTCTGCGAACAATACTTTAATCCTCAATTCTCATTACAACACAAGGCATCTATTCTCACTGCCCTCGCTATGGGGGCGCGAGAACTCGCGGGTCTCTCTGTCCCTCAAGCGCCTCGTACAACCCGATCCGTCGACTTCCCTTCTaaaactcttcctccaaccTTACACAACAAATACATTAGTAGCGTAGATGTCCCTCCAAACCGGTTACTGGGCTATGACCCTGACAACCAACTAGACCAAGCCATTGACGGGGTGCGTAATCTCATCTTATCAAAAGGTGCGCGCAAAGGTGAAGAAACAGTGCCAGAGTTGGCTCGTGAAAAGCGCTTACGGGTGGGCGAGATCAGGCGGCCGAAGGTCGCCCCTGTCAACTCGCTTTCAGCCTCGCAAATGGGCCAACTTGTTCGACCTCCTCCTGTGGTACCTTTCAAAGATATTGCAGTCGAGATCTTCATCCTGCCCCTCATCAACCGCTTTTGGCAACATTTTCAAGATTCTTCTATACGGGAGGAGAGAGCGGTAATGATGGGTGCTCGGTATAGAGCTGCTGGGGCGGGTATGGTTCTTTCCCCTATGGCCATGGAAAAATTCATGATGGCATTGGCATTGATGTTAGATGCTGCAAGATACTCACCACTATGGCTGAGCGTCATTTGCCCGGAAGCACTTGAGCTTGCGGTGACGATAGGAATCAGACATCCACCAAGGCCCTTATtaagtggagaagatggtatTGATCCTTCTCGTGCTGAGGCCCAAGTACTTTCTGCTGCGTTGGAACTCACTTTGGTCTGTCTAGACATCTCCGTCGATTTGGACGGAGGTAGGACTTTGGCAATGGACAAATCTGCGCTAGTGATGGCCATAGGAGAGTGGGCAAGTGGTGT